A section of the Ignavibacteriales bacterium genome encodes:
- a CDS encoding T9SS type A sorting domain-containing protein produces MEKSKMKASFIISVLLMMLILGNNGYSQDSYLPDLGGPNSDGRKSNLLPEGNLNTPRFTDPIYSNLPETDDFGADGYNKCLTGLNGSANYVEVDNQAVFQQTVDGTIEAWVYITNSTNSSYIMAKGSTQATTAFSFYIQGNTLKPGLRMGNSLVLADSSVKLNEWCHVSVTWIDVGSDYQIEFYINGYEAGSPLLNTSMPVNTDKVRIGGAQYANGTFYGKLDEVRFFSRNKDYTSTVRRRWLGIGDELLSNITGYNLTSAKDYEGLEASWTFNSSFGVFVFENIRGLTGTMIGTAATEKTAFDQPLPYNYSLNFPQGNSDSSRVTIRDTTEFSNFITTDGSIEMWVRVLDFPMPGSVHLISKGNTPANTSFLLGINTSRKLFFNIAGNAVVSTGDSLPTFYWTHIAVSWKRNGSAYDVTFFVNGKQTDTQTLNSPVMPITTNFILLGRSIAFPGGFSPGPMEMDELRIWNNVLNEEQIKKQMFASSRALSNNTNLLAAWSFDCNLNCYGRFKTMRGVFGQGYLSSCYFKGYINDNTAGGINEPRASVSTTLRRGETINSVFPDGFYVKPSFKLIPDNNITGVSDTIIVGDSFPDVDVTSVELFLNIYHTKIGQVNVRLVAPDGTIREVLAGDGGDYMNVMTIFQDNAENNLSGVRPPWSSSVKPGQVFGNFGGSPCRGKWILKVVDTTTPIFGKLLGWGIRLNNQTTVGIQNVSTEIPGKYELGQNYPNPFNPSTAIKFSLPKNGLVKLKVYDMLGREVASLVNKELTAGSYEYTFDGAKLSSGVYFYRIDAGDFSEVKKMTLIK; encoded by the coding sequence ATGGAGAAGTCAAAAATGAAGGCAAGTTTTATAATAAGTGTTTTGCTAATGATGTTAATCTTAGGGAATAATGGTTATTCTCAGGATTCATATTTGCCGGACCTTGGAGGTCCAAATTCCGACGGCAGAAAGTCAAACTTATTGCCGGAGGGTAACCTAAATACACCCCGGTTTACTGATCCAATATATTCTAATCTGCCAGAGACAGATGATTTTGGTGCGGATGGATATAATAAATGTCTTACGGGTTTAAACGGTTCTGCTAACTACGTCGAAGTAGATAATCAAGCCGTTTTCCAGCAAACAGTAGATGGTACCATAGAGGCATGGGTTTATATCACCAACTCGACAAATTCCAGCTATATCATGGCAAAGGGCAGTACGCAGGCAACGACTGCATTTTCTTTTTACATACAGGGAAATACATTAAAGCCAGGTTTGCGAATGGGAAACAGTTTGGTATTAGCCGACAGCAGTGTAAAACTCAATGAATGGTGCCATGTATCTGTAACATGGATCGATGTCGGAAGTGATTACCAGATCGAATTTTATATTAATGGTTACGAAGCCGGAAGCCCTTTACTAAACACATCAATGCCGGTAAATACGGATAAAGTAAGGATCGGCGGAGCACAATATGCAAACGGGACATTTTACGGTAAACTGGATGAGGTAAGGTTCTTTTCAAGAAATAAGGATTACACGAGTACTGTAAGAAGGAGATGGCTGGGAATAGGAGACGAGCTGTTATCTAACATTACGGGTTACAATCTAACTTCAGCAAAAGACTATGAAGGACTTGAAGCATCATGGACTTTCAATTCAAGTTTCGGAGTGTTCGTATTTGAAAATATAAGGGGTCTTACCGGTACGATGATTGGAACAGCGGCAACGGAGAAAACTGCTTTTGACCAGCCGCTGCCATATAATTATTCACTAAATTTCCCGCAGGGCAACAGCGACAGCAGCCGAGTAACGATCCGCGATACAACCGAATTCAGCAACTTTATTACTACGGACGGTTCAATAGAGATGTGGGTTCGTGTGCTAGATTTTCCAATGCCGGGATCGGTTCATTTAATTTCAAAGGGTAATACTCCGGCAAACACTTCATTTTTGCTGGGGATTAACACATCGAGGAAACTTTTCTTCAATATTGCAGGAAATGCAGTTGTATCGACAGGGGATTCGCTCCCTACATTTTACTGGACACACATAGCTGTATCATGGAAGAGGAATGGAAGTGCGTATGATGTTACATTCTTTGTTAATGGAAAGCAGACAGATACTCAGACTCTAAACAGCCCCGTGATGCCGATTACAACAAACTTTATTCTTCTCGGCAGATCAATCGCGTTTCCGGGTGGATTTAGTCCCGGTCCTATGGAAATGGATGAGTTAAGGATATGGAACAATGTTTTGAATGAGGAACAGATCAAGAAGCAAATGTTTGCATCCAGCAGGGCGTTGAGCAATAATACCAATCTTTTAGCGGCATGGAGTTTTGATTGTAATTTGAATTGTTACGGCAGATTTAAAACTATGCGTGGAGTATTCGGGCAGGGATATTTAAGCTCATGCTATTTTAAGGGCTATATTAATGACAATACAGCCGGTGGAATAAATGAGCCGAGAGCATCCGTATCAACTACACTGAGAAGAGGTGAAACAATTAATTCTGTTTTTCCGGACGGATTCTATGTTAAGCCGTCATTCAAATTAATTCCCGATAACAATATAACAGGTGTGTCGGATACTATTATTGTTGGAGACAGTTTTCCGGATGTGGATGTAACTTCGGTTGAATTGTTTTTAAATATTTACCATACAAAGATTGGACAGGTAAATGTCAGGCTGGTAGCCCCTGACGGAACGATAAGAGAAGTTCTCGCAGGTGACGGGGGTGACTACATGAATGTGATGACTATCTTCCAGGATAATGCCGAAAACAATCTCAGCGGGGTTAGACCGCCCTGGAGTTCCTCAGTAAAACCGGGACAGGTATTTGGAAATTTTGGTGGCTCACCATGCAGAGGTAAATGGATATTAAAAGTTGTGGATACAACGACACCAATATTCGGTAAGTTACTAGGCTGGGGAATCAGGCTAAACAACCAAACCACCGTTGGGATACAAAACGTCTCGACCGAGATTCCGGGAAAATATGAATTAGGTCAAAACTATCCTAACCCGTTCAATCCATCGACCGCGATCAAATTTAGCTTACCAAAGAACGGGCTTGTTAAACTTAAAGTATATGACATGCTGGGCAGGGAAGTAGCTTCCCTTGTTAATAAGGAGCTGACTGCTGGGTCTTATGAATATACATTCGACGGGGCAAAACTTTCGAGTGGGGTTTATTTCTACAGGATCGATGCAGGAGATTTTTCAGAAGTCAAGAAAATGACTCTTATTAAGTAG
- a CDS encoding HXXEE domain-containing protein encodes MSFILSNLYLILTICAILHVLEEFVFPGGFAKNFKAMVSSFGFNISNSQILLINILFFTLVFIVLIWHNELPIIALSAIFLVGINGILHVLTSIRLHRYFPGLITGALLYIPLSVITYLNVHGDFKLKALLLALALHAVPFIVILTGKHFTKK; translated from the coding sequence ATGAGCTTTATACTTTCTAATCTTTATTTGATACTTACTATTTGTGCGATACTTCATGTTTTAGAAGAATTTGTCTTCCCGGGTGGTTTTGCAAAGAACTTCAAAGCAATGGTTTCATCCTTTGGATTTAATATTTCCAATTCACAGATCCTACTAATAAATATTCTATTCTTCACATTAGTATTCATTGTCTTAATTTGGCATAATGAACTCCCGATTATAGCTCTTTCGGCAATATTCCTGGTCGGAATAAATGGAATACTGCATGTACTCACATCAATTCGTTTACATAGATATTTCCCCGGGTTGATAACCGGAGCTCTATTGTATATCCCCTTAAGCGTCATCACCTATTTAAATGTTCATGGGGATTTTAAACTCAAAGCTCTTCTCCTTGCTCTTGCCCTGCATGCAGTTCCTTTTATTGTAATTCTCACAGGTAAACACTTTACCAAAAAATAA
- the rplM gene encoding 50S ribosomal protein L13, giving the protein MKTAIANSVRTTKFSKRDENPENWFLVDAEGKTLGRMASEIAKRIRGKMSPRFTPNSDAGDWVVVVNAEKVKVSVKREEQKEYLRHTLYPGGQKSVSYKEMLQKHPDRIIRLAVKRMLPKTRLGNKLINKLKVYKGPEHPHKAQNPVSIEL; this is encoded by the coding sequence ATGAAGACAGCAATAGCAAATTCAGTCAGAACGACTAAATTTTCAAAAAGGGATGAAAACCCAGAGAATTGGTTTCTTGTCGATGCAGAAGGTAAGACACTTGGAAGGATGGCAAGTGAGATAGCAAAGAGGATCAGAGGAAAGATGAGTCCTAGATTTACTCCTAACAGCGATGCAGGTGATTGGGTTGTAGTTGTAAACGCAGAAAAGGTAAAAGTATCTGTAAAAAGAGAAGAACAAAAGGAATACTTAAGGCATACATTATATCCGGGTGGACAAAAGAGTGTATCATATAAAGAAATGCTGCAAAAGCATCCCGACAGGATAATCAGGCTTGCTGTGAAAAGGATGCTTCCGAAAACAAGACTCGGAAACAAATTAATCAACAAATTAAAAGTTTACAAAGGACCGGAGCATCCGCATAAAGCGCAGAACCCGGTTTCCATAGAGTTATAA
- the rpsI gene encoding 30S ribosomal protein S9, whose amino-acid sequence MATNYTSAVGRRKTATARVLLTPGSGKLEINGKEAKDFLKNDGLYDDMLVPFRVTDTLGSFDAKIIVNGGGATGQVGAIKLGISRALVKSNEELKPALKKEDLMTRDPRMVERKKYGRPKARKRFQFSKR is encoded by the coding sequence ATGGCAACAAATTATACATCAGCAGTAGGACGAAGAAAGACAGCGACCGCGAGAGTTCTTCTCACACCCGGAAGCGGGAAACTTGAGATCAATGGTAAGGAAGCAAAAGACTTTCTGAAGAATGACGGGCTATATGACGACATGCTTGTTCCGTTCAGGGTAACGGATACTCTCGGTTCATTCGACGCAAAGATTATTGTAAACGGCGGAGGAGCAACCGGACAGGTAGGGGCAATCAAGCTGGGCATTTCGAGAGCTCTTGTAAAGAGCAATGAAGAGCTGAAGCCCGCGCTTAAGAAAGAAGATCTTATGACCAGGGACCCGAGAATGGTGGAAAGAAAGAAATACGGACGTCCGAAAGCAAGGAAGAGATTCCAGTTTTCAAAGAGATAA
- the rpsB gene encoding 30S ribosomal protein S2 → MAKIQIEDLLLAGAHFGHLTRRWNPKMKKYIFMDRNGIHIIDLKKTLSLLEDAYNSIVRISSEGKKMLFVGTKKQAKAIIRQQAERCGAFYVSERWLGGMLTNFNTVRKSIKKLSNLQKMETDGSLDNFVKKERLIMMREKEKLERVLSGISDMTKLPGAIFLVDVKKEHIAIDEARKLRIPVYAIVDTNVDPDLVDYPIPANDDAVKSIEIVTRVIADAVIEGTEIARTRKMDESEEMKEKMEVAGATEGSEESAG, encoded by the coding sequence ATGGCTAAAATTCAAATCGAAGACCTTTTATTAGCCGGGGCTCACTTCGGGCACCTGACTAGAAGATGGAATCCGAAGATGAAGAAGTATATCTTCATGGACAGGAACGGGATCCATATCATTGACCTTAAAAAGACTCTGTCCTTACTGGAAGATGCATATAACTCTATAGTGAGAATATCTTCTGAGGGGAAAAAGATGCTTTTTGTAGGAACAAAGAAGCAAGCGAAAGCTATCATCCGTCAGCAGGCTGAAAGATGCGGAGCATTTTATGTATCTGAAAGATGGCTGGGCGGTATGCTCACTAACTTCAATACGGTTAGGAAAAGCATAAAGAAGCTTTCGAATCTTCAAAAAATGGAAACAGACGGCTCCCTAGACAATTTCGTAAAAAAAGAGCGTCTGATCATGATGAGAGAAAAGGAAAAACTCGAAAGAGTATTAAGCGGTATCTCAGATATGACCAAGCTTCCGGGCGCAATATTCCTTGTTGATGTTAAGAAAGAACATATTGCGATCGATGAGGCAAGGAAGCTGAGAATACCTGTGTACGCGATAGTGGATACAAACGTAGATCCTGATCTTGTGGATTACCCGATCCCTGCGAACGATGACGCAGTAAAATCCATCGAGATAGTAACTCGCGTTATTGCTGATGCGGTTATAGAAGGAACAGAGATTGCTAGGACAAGAAAGATGGATGAGTCTGAAGAGATGAAGGAGAAGATGGAAGTTGCCGGGGCAACAGAAGGCAGTGAAGAATCTGCAGGATAA
- a CDS encoding elongation factor Ts, giving the protein MAITVDQIKELRAKTSAGMADCKKALEESDGDMEKAIEYLRKKGAALATKRADKAANEGAIKSKISGDKSTGVIIEVNCETDFVSKGDDFQKFAEDIAQAALDNTPGSVDELLNTSVNGLTVQQKIDEMMGKVGEKIELKDFKTVKVDGGFVSEYIHFGSKLGSLIGIKGQATDDAVDIGNKIAMQIVAMNPIAINRAGITDDVIAKEKEIYTTQSQNEGKPENIIEKIVNNKVEKFYQDNTLLEQEYIQDPDKNVQGLLDEFEKKSGNKLELVEMVRLQLG; this is encoded by the coding sequence ATGGCAATTACAGTAGATCAAATTAAGGAATTACGTGCAAAGACAAGCGCGGGAATGGCTGACTGCAAGAAAGCACTCGAAGAGTCAGACGGCGATATGGAAAAAGCTATCGAATATCTTAGAAAGAAAGGCGCGGCACTTGCTACAAAGAGAGCGGATAAAGCGGCAAATGAAGGCGCAATTAAGTCAAAGATAAGCGGTGATAAATCAACAGGTGTTATTATAGAAGTGAACTGCGAAACGGACTTTGTTTCAAAGGGAGATGATTTCCAGAAATTTGCGGAAGACATCGCTCAAGCTGCGCTGGATAATACTCCCGGCTCGGTAGATGAATTATTGAATACGAGCGTAAACGGTCTAACCGTTCAGCAGAAGATAGATGAAATGATGGGTAAGGTTGGCGAGAAGATCGAATTAAAAGATTTTAAGACAGTGAAAGTCGATGGCGGGTTTGTGAGCGAATATATACACTTCGGTAGTAAGCTAGGTTCACTCATTGGAATAAAGGGCCAAGCAACTGATGACGCAGTCGATATCGGCAATAAGATAGCCATGCAGATCGTTGCAATGAACCCAATTGCAATTAATAGAGCGGGAATTACGGATGATGTTATTGCAAAGGAAAAAGAAATCTATACTACTCAATCACAGAACGAAGGCAAACCAGAGAACATTATCGAAAAGATTGTAAACAATAAGGTAGAGAAGTTTTACCAGGACAATACTCTTCTCGAACAGGAATACATACAGGATCCCGACAAGAATGTACAGGGATTACTGGATGAATTTGAGAAGAAGTCAGGCAATAAACTCGAATTGGTCGAGATGGTAAGACTCCAGCTCGGATAA
- a CDS encoding UMP kinase, producing MDLKYKRILLKLSGEALLGTQNFGIDSGVVEHISDEIAGIKESGIEIGIVIGGGNIYRGLSAAQQGVDRVTGDQMGMLATVINSLALQNALEMRNIYTRVQSAIKMDEIAEPFIRRRAIRHLEKKRVVIFAAGTGSPYFTTDTAAALRAIEIKADVIIKGTKVDGVYDSDPEKNKDASMFDTLTYNDVLEKNLRVMDMTAVTLCKENDLPIQVFNMNGKGNLAKVVSGEKIGTIIS from the coding sequence TTGGATTTAAAGTATAAGAGAATACTTCTTAAATTAAGCGGTGAAGCACTGCTGGGTACACAGAACTTCGGAATTGATTCCGGTGTTGTGGAGCATATTTCCGATGAGATAGCCGGCATTAAAGAATCAGGCATCGAGATTGGTATAGTGATTGGGGGCGGTAATATTTACCGCGGATTATCAGCAGCACAGCAGGGGGTTGACCGTGTGACGGGTGACCAGATGGGTATGCTGGCGACGGTGATAAATTCACTTGCACTCCAGAATGCACTCGAAATGCGTAATATATATACCAGGGTTCAGTCGGCGATAAAGATGGATGAGATAGCAGAACCTTTCATTCGCAGAAGAGCAATAAGACACCTCGAGAAGAAGAGGGTGGTTATATTCGCGGCAGGGACGGGAAGCCCGTATTTTACTACCGATACCGCGGCGGCACTCAGAGCAATAGAAATAAAGGCAGACGTTATTATTAAGGGAACGAAGGTGGATGGCGTATATGATTCCGATCCTGAGAAGAACAAGGATGCGAGCATGTTCGATACACTTACATATAATGATGTACTTGAGAAGAATCTTCGCGTGATGGACATGACAGCGGTGACCTTATGTAAAGAAAATGACCTTCCCATTCAGGTATTTAATATGAATGGTAAGGGAAACCTTGCTAAGGTCGTATCCGGTGAAAAAATCGGTACAATTATTTCATAA
- the frr gene encoding ribosome recycling factor, whose protein sequence is MIKDILKEANARMEKAVEHVKDEMMKIRTGKASSNMLDSVKVDYYGTPTPISQVANVNTPDFHTITVQPWDKTVIPAIEKAIMAADLGLNPANDGNLIRIPIPPLNEERRKEMVKLVKKAGEEGKVAVRNIRRDDMEKLKKSEKEDHVSEDERKHAETELQKLTDNHTKEIDNLVDSKEKEVMEV, encoded by the coding sequence ATGATTAAGGATATTTTAAAAGAAGCGAATGCCAGGATGGAAAAGGCAGTGGAGCATGTAAAGGATGAAATGATGAAGATCAGGACAGGTAAGGCGAGCTCCAATATGCTGGATAGTGTAAAGGTAGATTATTACGGGACACCAACACCAATCAGCCAGGTAGCAAACGTTAATACGCCGGACTTTCATACAATTACTGTTCAGCCATGGGATAAAACGGTAATTCCTGCAATAGAGAAAGCGATCATGGCTGCTGACCTGGGACTTAATCCTGCAAATGATGGAAATCTTATCAGGATTCCTATCCCCCCATTGAACGAAGAAAGAAGAAAGGAAATGGTGAAACTTGTTAAAAAAGCAGGTGAAGAGGGGAAGGTTGCAGTAAGAAATATCAGGAGAGATGATATGGAAAAGCTTAAAAAGTCCGAGAAAGAAGACCATGTTTCTGAAGATGAGAGAAAGCATGCTGAGACAGAACTGCAAAAGCTGACCGATAACCATACAAAGGAAATCGATAACCTTGTAGATTCAAAAGAGAAAGAAGTAATGGAGGTTTAA
- a CDS encoding D-sedoheptulose 7-phosphate isomerase has product MFDRNKFIDESLIESSEVKKLILEKCKDDINNACDAVRDAIKDGKKILFCGNGGSAADAQHLATEFMIRMSHDIKRPAIGAIALTTDTSNITAGGNDIGFENIFARNVEGLGNEGDILVAISTSGTSPNVLKAVEMAKSKNMTTIGFLGKDGGRLANMVDIPIVVPSENTQRIQEGHITIGHILCEAGEREVYGN; this is encoded by the coding sequence ATGTTTGACAGAAATAAATTCATAGATGAATCGCTGATTGAAAGTTCAGAAGTGAAAAAGCTTATTCTGGAAAAATGCAAAGATGACATTAATAATGCATGTGATGCCGTGAGAGATGCAATAAAAGACGGCAAAAAGATTCTTTTTTGCGGGAATGGGGGAAGCGCGGCAGATGCCCAGCACCTGGCTACGGAATTCATGATAAGGATGTCGCATGACATTAAGCGTCCGGCGATCGGAGCAATAGCATTAACAACCGATACATCAAATATAACAGCAGGCGGGAATGACATTGGGTTTGAAAATATTTTTGCCAGGAACGTGGAAGGACTTGGAAATGAAGGTGATATTCTGGTAGCCATATCTACAAGCGGTACATCTCCTAATGTGCTGAAGGCAGTCGAGATGGCGAAATCAAAGAACATGACAACAATTGGCTTCCTTGGAAAAGATGGAGGAAGGCTTGCGAATATGGTCGATATACCGATAGTTGTGCCGTCTGAGAATACACAAAGGATACAGGAAGGTCATATTACAATAGGTCACATATTATGTGAAGCTGGCGAGAGGGAAGTCTACGGAAATTAG
- a CDS encoding T9SS type A sorting domain-containing protein, with translation MRLIYTLLAIILISSTANSQTWVQKLNGRSVWSLTKDDQGNIYAGGLTGANSRIWRSSNGGDSWDTIYAGAGNTMWAIDFDDNGNIFVANYSDGLLISTNGGANFTVLSTTAFNSEKPQGVACGSNGYVFVSTSMGFFRSTNSGANFTQTGLTGLNVLPVLVDKDSSNIVYVGVSSGTGTGIGFYRSTDNGATFSANLNSGKNGYSLFQNTDGSLYMVTTTSPYNVDKSTNKGLTWSTLGNALSATRGVTLDLAGNIYLTGNGGAYKSTNGGTSFTNFNLTGSCTPVLTYQNKILVGSISGSIGVNIFTDSTISGIEPGSILPAGFSLGQNYPNPFNPETNIKFSIPVASDVMIILYDISGREVKTLLNGYKNPGVYEIKINADGLSSGVYFYKMTANASSEIRKMVVMK, from the coding sequence ATGAGACTAATATATACCCTTCTTGCAATCATACTTATATCAAGTACTGCAAATTCCCAAACCTGGGTACAAAAACTAAACGGACGAAGCGTATGGTCATTGACAAAGGATGATCAGGGCAATATATATGCAGGCGGTCTCACTGGAGCTAATTCACGTATATGGAGATCTTCTAACGGTGGAGATAGCTGGGACACAATATACGCCGGTGCAGGCAATACTATGTGGGCAATCGATTTCGATGATAACGGAAATATCTTTGTAGCCAATTACTCCGATGGGCTTTTGATATCTACAAACGGAGGCGCAAATTTCACTGTTTTAAGCACCACAGCTTTTAATAGCGAGAAGCCTCAGGGAGTTGCATGCGGGTCCAACGGCTATGTATTCGTATCAACATCGATGGGATTTTTCAGAAGTACTAACTCCGGAGCAAATTTCACACAAACCGGGTTAACAGGGTTAAATGTCCTCCCTGTTCTTGTCGATAAAGACAGCTCCAATATAGTTTACGTGGGAGTAAGTTCGGGAACAGGTACAGGTATAGGATTTTACCGCTCTACTGATAACGGAGCGACTTTCAGCGCGAATCTTAATTCGGGTAAGAACGGTTACAGCCTGTTTCAGAATACAGATGGTTCCCTATATATGGTAACGACTACATCACCTTACAACGTTGATAAGTCAACAAATAAAGGCTTAACCTGGAGCACTTTGGGTAATGCGCTCTCTGCTACGCGCGGAGTTACACTCGATCTTGCAGGGAATATCTACCTAACCGGAAACGGCGGCGCGTACAAATCGACAAACGGCGGAACCTCATTTACTAATTTTAATCTTACGGGATCATGCACACCTGTCTTAACTTACCAGAATAAGATCCTCGTTGGCTCTATCAGCGGATCTATTGGTGTGAACATCTTTACCGATTCAACAATATCCGGCATAGAGCCGGGAAGTATACTTCCTGCAGGATTTTCACTCGGACAAAATTATCCCAACCCGTTCAACCCAGAAACGAATATTAAGTTTTCGATACCTGTCGCCTCGGATGTAATGATAATTTTATATGATATATCGGGAAGAGAAGTGAAGACTCTGCTTAATGGATATAAAAATCCCGGGGTATACGAAATTAAAATTAATGCGGATGGATTATCCAGCGGAGTTTATTTCTATAAAATGACAGCAAACGCATCCTCAGAAATTAGAAAAATGGTTGTGATGAAATAG
- a CDS encoding S8 family serine peptidase: MRRYIQRITVLFAILLFFSANIQADETPDAKYWIIFKDKGQYKPGEKITPGSDAYETGKSLLSDRAIKRRLKVLDENNLIDYMDLPLDQRYVSGIQSMGVEIIAKSRWLNGVSAYLTESQVNKIKKLNYVDHLQIVNKMIKQDVSMTEETYYDGLRSVEYIEPTDTNLYKYDYGPSLKQNESVNVPKLHNMGVTGRGVLIASFDDGFEWKTHEALKNLLIIDEYDFINKDKNTAREKVQKYKDSFDQGGHGTATLSSMMGYAPGKLIGPAFDSQILLAKTEYVSSEVPMEEDFWLEAAEWAEAYGVDVITSSLIYKDYDPPYDKNTYKYENYDGNTAITTIAGDRAAYLGIVVVNAMGNYYQTAIPSLGSAADGDSIISVGAVTTDGQIASFTSNGPTSDGRTKPDVVAPGVRVYVAAMSDKKEDGYRFSDGTSFSTPITAGVAALILSVHPELTPMQVRDALRNTASNPNNPNNITGWGVINAYDAALYYGMIWSNEPQYSHADKTMSTYLASKDVIDPNSVKFYYKQDGSDEFTEVSMELIEPMNDGNNSGLYSATVDNLPMTGKFDYYFYAKTLNGDDSYYPYWAKDMYSAGQ, encoded by the coding sequence ATGAGGAGATATATCCAAAGAATTACTGTTCTGTTTGCTATTTTGCTGTTTTTTTCGGCAAATATACAAGCAGACGAAACCCCCGACGCAAAATACTGGATAATATTCAAAGATAAGGGGCAATACAAACCCGGTGAAAAGATCACGCCCGGATCTGACGCATATGAAACCGGGAAATCACTTCTCTCGGACAGAGCAATAAAACGCAGGCTCAAAGTTCTCGACGAAAACAATCTCATAGATTATATGGATCTTCCTCTTGATCAGCGGTATGTAAGCGGTATCCAGAGTATGGGTGTCGAGATTATTGCTAAGTCAAGATGGCTAAACGGAGTAAGCGCATACCTCACCGAATCGCAGGTAAATAAGATTAAGAAATTAAATTATGTAGATCACCTGCAGATAGTAAATAAAATGATAAAGCAGGACGTCTCAATGACAGAAGAAACCTATTATGACGGGTTGAGATCCGTTGAATACATTGAGCCAACTGATACAAATCTCTATAAATATGATTATGGTCCTTCGTTAAAACAAAATGAGTCTGTAAACGTCCCAAAATTACATAACATGGGTGTTACAGGCAGAGGTGTACTTATAGCAAGCTTCGATGACGGTTTCGAATGGAAAACACACGAGGCACTGAAGAACCTGCTTATAATAGATGAATATGATTTTATTAATAAGGATAAAAACACAGCAAGAGAAAAAGTACAAAAATATAAAGATTCATTTGACCAGGGGGGACATGGTACAGCAACTCTCTCATCAATGATGGGTTACGCTCCGGGTAAATTGATCGGTCCTGCCTTTGATTCACAGATACTCCTTGCAAAGACCGAATACGTCAGCAGTGAGGTTCCGATGGAAGAAGATTTTTGGCTCGAAGCTGCCGAGTGGGCTGAAGCCTATGGAGTAGACGTTATAACCAGCTCACTCATTTACAAAGATTACGATCCTCCATATGATAAGAACACATACAAATACGAAAACTATGATGGCAATACTGCCATTACAACCATAGCCGGCGACCGAGCCGCATATCTTGGCATCGTTGTAGTAAATGCAATGGGTAATTATTACCAGACAGCTATTCCATCACTTGGGTCAGCAGCAGACGGCGACTCAATTATTTCTGTTGGAGCGGTAACTACCGACGGCCAGATAGCAAGCTTCACATCAAATGGTCCAACAAGCGATGGACGAACAAAACCCGATGTCGTTGCTCCCGGAGTAAGGGTATATGTTGCAGCTATGAGTGATAAAAAAGAGGACGGTTATAGATTCTCAGATGGAACGTCTTTTTCCACTCCAATAACAGCAGGAGTTGCGGCTCTTATATTATCAGTTCATCCTGAGCTGACCCCGATGCAAGTTCGTGATGCCCTCAGAAATACAGCAAGTAACCCCAATAATCCAAATAATATTACCGGCTGGGGTGTCATAAATGCTTATGACGCTGCGTTATATTATGGAATGATATGGAGCAATGAGCCTCAGTATTCACATGCTGATAAAACAATGTCAACTTACCTCGCATCGAAAGATGTAATAGACCCGAATAGTGTTAAGTTTTATTATAAACAGGATGGAAGTGATGAATTTACCGAAGTTTCTATGGAGCTCATCGAACCGATGAATGACGGAAATAACTCTGGTCTATATAGCGCGACTGTGGATAACCTCCCGATGACCGGTAAGTTCGATTACTATTTCTACGCTAAAACCCTTAACGGAGACGACTCTTACTATCCGTACTGGGCTAAGGATATGTACTCCGCAGGACAATAA